A genomic segment from bacterium encodes:
- a CDS encoding T9SS type A sorting domain-containing protein — MSFLVSTTPLSAQPGSPLATTTTAEYRKSNQSKVFFYDGIWWAYGFHEAQAKWYIWKYNGTTWTRTNKQEATTSYFIDAVVDTVNGKLYSFASHHTKPRFRRYGYSGGTWVKELEKSTFQYFVHPDKTNPVSMVLAKDGTLWVFRVDGSSNLQATYSSDMGVTWSPATTIKAGLNVSTGTTDAVAFTLSGQNYIGVGYAEKNTANSGYGFLYHRDSDGPMVWTDESNQLTMLGTEVGLNDICMNVDGSNQIYMFVRTAGGNDGDPRNTLYRRNTAGVWTAFAVNNVGTGPLWTSPAIALDGENQVLYLLGRNTVSAMVEYKMCSIGQESTLLAAAVDTVLASGSDAFGNLSVPAGLLNSTTGLMVVGDNTTDDDVWFNKLPISAGSNLNINSVAVTPDTVNAYAAYTIQLAVSAGGALAAGAGEINLRFPDNTLVPGSITAANILINGTPATTASSNSITRELVITSPVNIPPASIVTVEVTLATGLANPTQPGGYTLEAWTSAQPTPVTSPSYDLFAATTTVTAASVSPFPAEADSVANYTIGFRVGAAGRMFSGTSTFSVQFPSPTVITHGALTGVTVNAVGATATGNSANRTVTITLPAPVTINNNDSVTLFIPQTVITNPSYADTFYVHVATSVEPTLVKSKGYDIRIGRPIGSTTHNLERQNQSKIFYHGGSWWAMLQDKASKNWYLCQRVDTTWTAVRLITNLSKARPDCILDAPNNRVYILLPGASTAYLMRLSYSSQTWKIDSGYPKTVWNAQQATMNLARAKNGDLWVFFISAGAIHGRRSSDNGDSWESPVVIKSSLNDQTGLTDAVPFTYAGNNYVGLGYAEDGGSGAIFGFLRHRDADPDTVWTDETSDLEQFDGTDADDHISMLEHNNEIFMIVKTAGGTASAAKNGLMHREADGDWSSYPITIGGGWTRPVGAIDASNGVLYVMGTTEGAVQIGQMRQVALGSYNDLVTAPVDTIFQNSGDDFFDLSVAHHTLTSASDLMILASNTTRAETWSQYLILPDGTLTKPEISQEQGRQTARAVEIDDATVISAYPNPFNPATNLRFRLTSPASVKLQIFNLNGQVVRTLVNGDLPAGTHERRWNGRNQLGEPVASGTYFYRLQFNGQARTGLLHFIK, encoded by the coding sequence ATGAGCTTCCTCGTCAGCACCACCCCTCTCTCCGCTCAGCCGGGTTCGCCGCTCGCCACCACCACCACCGCCGAGTATCGCAAGTCCAACCAGAGCAAGGTCTTCTTCTACGACGGCATCTGGTGGGCCTACGGCTTCCATGAAGCGCAGGCCAAGTGGTACATTTGGAAATACAACGGTACCACCTGGACAAGAACCAACAAACAGGAAGCCACCACCAGCTACTTCATTGATGCCGTAGTGGACACCGTCAACGGCAAGCTTTACTCGTTTGCCTCGCATCATACCAAGCCGCGCTTCCGGCGATACGGCTACTCCGGTGGAACGTGGGTGAAGGAATTGGAGAAATCGACGTTTCAGTATTTCGTCCATCCCGACAAGACCAACCCAGTGAGCATGGTGCTGGCCAAAGACGGAACCTTGTGGGTATTTCGCGTCGACGGCAGCAGCAATTTGCAGGCGACATACTCCAGCGACATGGGCGTGACTTGGAGCCCCGCCACGACCATCAAAGCCGGCCTGAATGTCTCCACCGGTACGACTGATGCCGTAGCCTTCACACTCAGCGGCCAAAACTACATCGGCGTCGGCTATGCGGAAAAGAACACCGCCAACAGCGGCTATGGCTTTTTGTATCATCGTGACAGCGATGGCCCCATGGTGTGGACGGACGAAAGCAACCAACTGACGATGCTCGGCACCGAGGTCGGCCTCAATGACATTTGCATGAATGTCGACGGCTCGAATCAGATCTACATGTTCGTGCGCACGGCCGGCGGCAATGACGGCGATCCGCGCAACACACTCTACCGCCGCAACACGGCCGGCGTGTGGACGGCGTTTGCCGTGAACAACGTCGGCACCGGCCCCTTGTGGACTTCGCCAGCGATCGCTCTTGATGGCGAGAACCAGGTGCTCTACCTGCTCGGGCGCAACACCGTCTCCGCGATGGTCGAGTACAAAATGTGCAGCATCGGCCAGGAAAGCACCCTGCTCGCCGCGGCGGTTGACACGGTTCTCGCCTCCGGCTCCGATGCTTTCGGCAATCTCAGCGTGCCGGCCGGCCTGCTGAATTCAACCACCGGCCTGATGGTGGTGGGCGACAACACGACCGACGATGACGTTTGGTTCAACAAGCTGCCGATCAGCGCGGGCAGCAACTTGAACATCAATTCGGTTGCCGTCACGCCCGACACGGTCAACGCCTATGCCGCCTACACCATCCAGTTGGCCGTCTCGGCGGGCGGCGCCCTGGCCGCTGGTGCCGGTGAAATCAATCTGCGTTTTCCGGACAACACGCTGGTGCCGGGCAGCATCACCGCTGCGAATATCCTGATCAACGGCACGCCGGCGACCACAGCTTCTTCCAATTCGATTACGCGCGAACTGGTGATCACCTCGCCGGTCAACATTCCACCGGCCTCCATCGTCACCGTGGAGGTCACACTGGCGACCGGGCTGGCAAACCCGACGCAGCCAGGCGGATACACACTCGAAGCCTGGACCAGCGCGCAACCCACGCCGGTGACCTCGCCGAGTTATGATCTGTTCGCAGCCACCACAACTGTCACCGCGGCGAGCGTCTCTCCCTTCCCCGCGGAAGCAGATAGCGTGGCCAACTACACCATCGGCTTTCGTGTGGGCGCGGCGGGCCGGATGTTCAGCGGCACCAGCACGTTTTCCGTGCAATTTCCTTCGCCCACCGTCATCACGCACGGCGCCTTGACCGGGGTGACCGTGAATGCGGTGGGCGCGACCGCCACCGGCAACAGCGCCAACCGCACCGTCACCATAACCCTGCCGGCCCCCGTGACGATCAACAACAATGATTCGGTCACGCTGTTTATTCCGCAGACCGTGATCACCAACCCCTCCTATGCCGATACTTTCTATGTGCACGTTGCGACCAGCGTCGAGCCGACTTTGGTGAAATCGAAAGGATATGATATTCGCATCGGCAGGCCCATTGGCTCGACGACACACAACCTCGAACGCCAAAATCAAAGCAAGATCTTCTATCACGGCGGCTCGTGGTGGGCGATGCTGCAAGACAAGGCGTCGAAGAACTGGTACTTGTGCCAACGGGTAGACACAACCTGGACAGCCGTGCGGCTGATCACCAATCTCTCCAAAGCCCGGCCTGATTGCATTCTCGATGCCCCGAACAACCGCGTTTACATCCTGCTGCCGGGCGCCAGCACCGCTTATCTCATGCGGCTGAGCTACAGCAGTCAAACGTGGAAAATCGACAGCGGCTATCCCAAAACCGTGTGGAACGCGCAACAAGCCACGATGAATTTGGCACGCGCAAAGAACGGCGATCTTTGGGTCTTCTTCATCAGCGCTGGTGCCATCCACGGACGCCGCTCGAGCGACAATGGTGACAGTTGGGAATCGCCGGTGGTCATCAAAAGCAGCCTGAACGACCAGACGGGATTGACCGACGCCGTCCCCTTTACTTACGCGGGCAACAACTATGTCGGCCTTGGCTATGCAGAAGACGGCGGGTCGGGCGCGATCTTTGGATTTCTGCGCCACCGTGACGCCGATCCCGATACGGTTTGGACGGATGAAACCTCCGACCTCGAGCAGTTCGATGGCACCGATGCGGATGATCACATCAGCATGCTGGAACACAACAACGAGATCTTCATGATAGTGAAAACTGCCGGTGGCACCGCCTCAGCGGCCAAGAACGGCTTGATGCATCGCGAGGCCGACGGCGATTGGTCGAGTTACCCCATCACCATCGGCGGTGGGTGGACGCGGCCGGTGGGCGCGATCGATGCCAGCAACGGTGTGCTTTATGTCATGGGCACAACAGAAGGCGCCGTGCAAATCGGGCAGATGAGGCAAGTCGCCCTCGGCAGCTACAATGACCTGGTGACAGCACCGGTCGACACGATCTTCCAGAACTCCGGGGACGACTTCTTCGACTTGTCAGTCGCGCATCATACTCTGACTTCCGCCAGTGATTTGATGATATTGGCGAGCAACACCACGCGCGCCGAGACCTGGTCGCAATACCTCATCTTGCCCGACGGCACATTGACCAAGCCGGAAATTTCGCAAGAACAAGGGCGGCAAACCGCGCGCGCGGTGGAAATCGACGATGCAACCGTCATTTCTGCCTATCCTAATCCCTTCAATCCCGCAACCAACCTGCGTTTCCGCCTGACCAGTCCGGCCAGCGTGAAGCTGCAGATCTTCAACCTCAATGGGCAGGTGGTCCGCACGCTGGTGAACGGCGACCTGCCGGCGGGCACGCACGAACGCAGGTGGAATGGCCGCAATCAGCTCGGTGAGCCGGTGGCCAGCGGCACGTATTTCTACCGGCTGCAATTCAACGGGCAGGCACGAACCGGGCTGCTTCATTTCATTAAGTGA
- the speY gene encoding deoxyhypusine synthase, with amino-acid sequence MKHKHEFLTGRKIAPAAIRPNMTIAELVDQTFFAYNSARLREACRLFTEKMLEPEVTIGMSLTGALSPAGLGISAIIPLIENGFVDWIVSTGANLYHDTHFGLGLSMHQGTYLADDVALREKGVVRIYDIFFDYHVLLDTDAFYYQIIASPEFQRTMSTAEFHYLVGKYVAAREAELGLRNHSILAAAYEYGVPIYTSSPGDSSIGMNVAAKALLGNRLLIDVNADVNETSAIVLDAKRNGGKSAVLIFGGGSPKNFLLQTEPQLQEVMQIADNGHDYFLQVTDARQDTGGLSGATPSEAVSWGKVDPDKLPGTVVCYCDTTIAMPMLTAYAISKHQPRTPKRLYHRRAEMLDRLKAEYLKTIEEEQGE; translated from the coding sequence ATGAAGCACAAGCATGAGTTTCTCACCGGACGCAAGATTGCGCCCGCGGCGATTCGGCCCAACATGACAATCGCCGAGTTGGTGGATCAGACTTTCTTTGCCTACAATTCCGCGCGTTTGCGCGAGGCCTGCCGCTTGTTCACGGAAAAGATGCTCGAACCGGAGGTGACCATCGGTATGAGCTTGACCGGCGCGCTGTCACCGGCGGGCTTGGGAATTTCCGCGATCATCCCGCTCATCGAAAACGGTTTCGTCGATTGGATTGTTTCCACCGGGGCCAATCTCTATCACGACACCCATTTCGGCCTGGGGCTGTCAATGCACCAGGGCACTTATCTCGCCGATGATGTGGCCTTGCGGGAAAAAGGCGTGGTGCGCATCTATGACATCTTCTTCGACTATCACGTCTTGCTCGACACGGACGCATTCTACTACCAAATCATCGCGAGTCCCGAGTTCCAACGAACGATGAGCACGGCCGAGTTTCACTATCTCGTCGGGAAGTATGTTGCCGCGCGCGAGGCCGAGCTTGGCCTCCGCAACCACTCGATTTTGGCGGCCGCGTATGAGTATGGCGTACCGATTTACACCTCGTCGCCGGGCGATTCTTCCATCGGTATGAACGTTGCGGCCAAAGCGCTGCTCGGCAATCGTTTGCTCATCGATGTCAATGCCGATGTCAATGAGACTTCCGCCATTGTGTTGGATGCCAAACGCAACGGCGGCAAGAGTGCGGTCTTGATCTTTGGCGGCGGCTCGCCGAAGAATTTTCTGCTGCAGACCGAACCACAGTTGCAGGAAGTGATGCAGATCGCGGACAATGGTCATGACTATTTTCTGCAGGTCACGGACGCCCGCCAGGACACCGGTGGGCTGTCCGGCGCCACGCCTTCCGAAGCCGTTAGTTGGGGCAAGGTCGATCCCGACAAACTGCCGGGCACTGTGGTTTGCTATTGTGACACCACGATCGCCATGCCGATGCTGACCGCCTATGCGATTTCCAAGCACCAGCCGCGCACACCCAAGCGGCTGTATCACCGCAGAGCAGAGATGCTCGACCGACTGAAAGCAGAGTACTTAAAGACTATTGAAGAAGAGCAAGGAGAATGA
- the thiI gene encoding tRNA 4-thiouridine(8) synthase ThiI — protein sequence MQTTLPARMAATAVVIHYHEIALKGNNRRYFEKKLQRNLMRATATLGMLEVRRLPGRLMGILSPQADWPRLSQALRQVFGVAYFAPTIKTEQNLDAIKNAALELLRPKAFVTFKVETKRAQKAFVLTSPQVNAEVGEYVRAQFAAKVDLTHPEVTLWVEIADDYALLYCDRMPGPGGLPVGTSERAVCLISGGIDSPVAAYRLMRRGVKLIFVHFHSAPFTNTASQRLVERQVQLLTRFQFLSSLYLVPFAEVQRHLVAVCPPSLRVILYRRAMLRMAERIAQRYHAPALVTGENVAQVASQTLSNIHVIGAAVALPVIRPLAGEDKQDIISQARQIDTYTISIEPYEDCCSLFAAPNPETHAKLENVRRFEMMFDLEAELSKALQQAVVKRYRFRRQVCEELPAPAIAGHDPEQD from the coding sequence ATGCAAACAACTCTCCCGGCGAGGATGGCCGCGACCGCTGTGGTGATTCACTACCATGAGATTGCCCTTAAAGGCAACAACCGGCGTTATTTCGAAAAGAAGCTGCAACGCAACCTCATGCGCGCCACGGCGACGCTCGGCATGCTCGAAGTCCGGCGCCTGCCGGGCCGGTTGATGGGAATTCTTTCTCCTCAGGCGGACTGGCCGCGTTTGAGCCAAGCCTTGCGCCAGGTGTTTGGCGTGGCCTATTTCGCGCCCACGATCAAAACGGAGCAAAATCTCGACGCCATCAAGAATGCCGCGCTGGAGTTGTTGCGGCCCAAGGCCTTTGTCACTTTCAAAGTGGAAACCAAGCGCGCGCAAAAGGCATTCGTCTTGACCTCGCCGCAAGTCAACGCCGAGGTGGGGGAGTATGTGCGCGCGCAGTTCGCGGCGAAGGTGGATTTGACTCATCCCGAGGTCACGCTGTGGGTGGAAATCGCCGATGACTACGCGCTGCTCTATTGTGATCGCATGCCGGGCCCGGGCGGCCTGCCGGTGGGCACCAGCGAGCGCGCGGTTTGTCTGATCTCCGGCGGCATCGATTCACCGGTGGCGGCTTATCGCCTCATGCGGCGCGGCGTGAAGCTGATTTTCGTGCATTTCCACAGCGCGCCGTTCACCAACACGGCCTCGCAGCGGCTGGTCGAGCGCCAGGTTCAGCTTCTCACCCGTTTTCAATTCCTGTCCTCGCTCTATTTGGTTCCGTTCGCCGAGGTGCAAAGACATTTGGTCGCGGTTTGCCCGCCGAGCCTGCGGGTCATTCTCTATCGCCGGGCGATGCTGCGCATGGCGGAGCGCATTGCGCAGCGCTATCATGCACCGGCGCTGGTCACCGGCGAAAATGTGGCACAAGTGGCCAGCCAAACGCTGTCGAACATTCATGTGATCGGCGCGGCGGTGGCGCTTCCGGTAATTCGGCCACTGGCCGGGGAGGACAAGCAGGACATCATCTCCCAAGCGCGCCAGATCGATACCTACACCATCTCCATCGAGCCGTACGAAGATTGTTGTTCCCTCTTTGCCGCCCCCAATCCTGAAACGCATGCCAAGCTCGAAAACGTCAGGCGTTTTGAGATGATGTTCGACCTCGAGGCGGAACTCAGCAAAGCGCTGCAACAGGCCGTGGTCAAACGTTATCGATTCCGCCGCCAGGTTTGCGAAGAGCTGCCGGCGCCGGCGATTGCAGGACATGACCCGGAGCAAGATTGA
- a CDS encoding tRNA (adenine-N1)-methyltransferase, with protein MTTIPDAFMKNPSQAFAENDPVIFYDRKERLYYDVLRPGRQTNIRGDLLPHDQIIGRCEGFILRSQRDKPYWVFRPTLNDHVVHMRRGATVIYPKDLGLMLQYADIYPGATVVESGLGSGALATALLRMVGAEGRVISYEIRQDFINLAQRNLRVFAGETPNHTVRELDIYERFDEEEVDRLLLDVPEPWRVLPGATPKLRAGAIVCSYSPTIIQAKSFVEALRAEHCFVAIQTLEAMLRPWNIAGLSVRPALRMVGHTGFLTFARKTEKSAFVPEAQPEADTTDAGISSEEEHEAQA; from the coding sequence TTGACCACAATTCCCGACGCCTTCATGAAAAATCCCAGCCAAGCGTTTGCCGAAAATGATCCGGTGATCTTCTATGACCGCAAAGAGCGTCTTTATTATGACGTCTTGCGGCCGGGCCGTCAAACCAACATCCGCGGCGATTTATTGCCGCATGATCAAATCATTGGTCGCTGCGAAGGCTTCATTTTGCGCTCGCAGCGGGACAAACCGTATTGGGTTTTCCGGCCGACGCTCAACGATCATGTCGTGCACATGCGGCGCGGCGCAACTGTGATCTATCCCAAAGACCTGGGGCTGATGCTGCAATACGCGGATATCTACCCTGGCGCCACCGTGGTGGAATCCGGGTTGGGCTCGGGCGCGCTTGCCACCGCGTTGTTGCGCATGGTCGGGGCGGAGGGGAGGGTCATCAGTTACGAGATTCGACAGGACTTCATCAATCTTGCGCAGCGCAATCTGCGCGTCTTTGCCGGGGAGACGCCCAACCACACGGTGCGGGAGCTTGATATCTACGAGCGGTTTGATGAGGAGGAGGTGGACCGGCTCCTGCTGGATGTTCCGGAGCCGTGGCGGGTGTTGCCCGGCGCCACACCGAAATTGCGCGCCGGCGCCATTGTCTGCAGTTATTCGCCGACCATCATTCAAGCCAAGTCATTTGTCGAAGCCTTGCGCGCCGAGCACTGTTTCGTCGCCATCCAAACGTTGGAAGCGATGCTGCGGCCATGGAATATCGCCGGCCTCTCGGTGCGGCCGGCGCTGCGCATGGTGGGACATACCGGCTTTTTGACCTTTGCCCGCAAGACCGAGAAGTCAGCTTTTGTCCCGGAAGCCCAACCGGAAGCCGACACAACCGATGCCGGAATATCAAGTGAGGAGGAGCATGAAGCACAAGCATGA
- a CDS encoding DinB family protein has product MVTLETASEDKTHLVQALQQSLERVEKLILNLTPQQWNLKRSFEAWSVAEIVHHLILVEVQRLQQLKELLEGKRESAVARLEGGRPDFSGVRAGLNPVKARKEMEPTSGIPSKVLIAGLRRARTETIEFLLAADLGRLEEVWINTVSLGAINGIDFIEFLSAHTERHAKQIEETLGKVGSNDQERGR; this is encoded by the coding sequence ATGGTGACCCTTGAGACAGCATCAGAGGACAAGACGCATCTTGTCCAGGCTCTACAACAGAGTCTCGAACGTGTTGAAAAACTGATATTAAATCTTACACCGCAACAATGGAACTTAAAGCGTTCCTTTGAGGCTTGGTCCGTGGCAGAGATTGTTCATCATCTCATCCTTGTCGAAGTGCAACGGCTGCAGCAGCTCAAAGAATTGCTTGAAGGCAAACGCGAAAGCGCGGTGGCAAGACTTGAAGGTGGCAGGCCGGATTTCTCGGGCGTTCGCGCTGGGCTGAACCCGGTGAAGGCGAGAAAAGAAATGGAGCCGACGTCCGGAATTCCGTCGAAGGTATTGATCGCAGGTTTGCGCAGGGCTCGCACCGAAACGATCGAGTTTCTTCTTGCTGCAGACTTGGGGCGGCTTGAGGAAGTATGGATCAATACGGTTTCGCTGGGCGCAATTAATGGCATTGATTTTATTGAGTTTCTTTCTGCACATACGGAGAGGCATGCAAAGCAGATCGAGGAGACGTTAGGGAAGGTAGGTAGTAATGACCAAGAAAGGGGTCGCTAA
- a CDS encoding T9SS type A sorting domain-containing protein: MKFLVKRFLRMRAGLLGALLLSGLGWAPHAAAQPGAVMHVNTVANSAKSNQSKTFYHGGKWWAIALDATNKRWYIWRYDGGGVWARNKALDKSAKNRYDLLLDSNLGHLGVLRSHTNAAKFWGLTYNAGTWNTAFSVSILGFGNSDDGNPLSFTAAPNGDLWAFRINNGTLQAKKSTDGGVTWSATPITLKSSLNQDRGTTDAVAFTQSGNGYVGVAYGEEGVSGETSRFGFLHHLDGDPDSVWTDESHLLTYQGNENANNQLSMAVDPANNIYLITRTFAGANGVPRNTLYKRSSAGAWSRNPVFFSPDAGWTSPTLAIDTTSSALILSGIRSDSSFAEYKLVTIGNEGTASSVAAKRLIFANGNALQHVTMPQQYVNSTIGTMVCAGNTTTNDMWFNLLQTTVGPRIALDSVTVAPNEVNARARYTVPVVLTDTTNGTLTAGVGTISLRFPFNTYVPAAITPAHVKVNGVAAGAVVTDANLREITITTPVTIPGGDTAFVVIDTLASVYSKTAIGLDSLQAWTSAQSTPVYSPAFNLVRATTKVTAARVTPLPTDPDSTANYTIGFRLGNHGRMLAGADTVRVRFNTATKVTQGALSGVLLNSTPATAAGDSAQRTIQIQVPAAIETANNDSITLYLPEAAVRNPAVNGSYTLFVSTSVETTQVASQAYDIAPSNLFGAPVPGTNSKFDNANQSKVFHHGGFWWLAAEAKSDKRWYLWKFDGLTWTQSILISAAQKARPDVVLASANNKAYILLPGPSTTQLLRLGFSGGNWSIDSGYPKTVNSVQESNMVLTRTLSGNLWVFWMEDSTLSGQKSTNEGSSWSAQITIKRNLNQAVGLADAVAFQNGGVNSIGVGYAENSSSSASEFGFLRHSESDHDTLWIDESGSLEQPSGTFADNHIAMATHNNEVFMAVKTKGGGGASTLKNGLYHRETNGDWTLYSVIEGNGWTRPVITLDVTNSVLYLFGTREGTLQTGEMKRVHFGDYDDLLAAPVDTVFYSDLDDFFDSSGPAHNVTSASNLMITSSNVTRDEVWYNLLTLAALPKSSGGAPWAEAAQAPISDYKLAAEVYPNPFNPETTIRFRLDQPGLVRLQIFNVSGQLVRTLINNDLNAGEHHRRWNGRNQAGVPVSSGTYIFRLQVGDRIATGRMQLIK, translated from the coding sequence ATGAAGTTTTTAGTCAAACGGTTTTTGCGAATGCGCGCCGGTTTGCTCGGAGCTCTGCTGCTGTCAGGGCTGGGGTGGGCGCCGCACGCGGCCGCACAACCGGGCGCTGTCATGCACGTCAATACGGTCGCCAATTCCGCCAAATCCAACCAGAGTAAAACGTTTTATCACGGCGGCAAATGGTGGGCAATTGCGCTGGACGCCACCAACAAACGCTGGTACATCTGGCGTTACGACGGCGGAGGTGTGTGGGCACGCAACAAAGCGCTGGACAAAAGCGCGAAGAATCGCTATGACTTGCTGCTGGACAGCAATCTCGGCCACCTCGGTGTGCTGCGCTCCCACACCAATGCTGCTAAATTCTGGGGCCTGACCTACAATGCCGGCACCTGGAATACCGCTTTCAGCGTCAGCATCCTGGGCTTTGGCAACAGTGACGATGGCAATCCCCTGAGCTTCACGGCGGCCCCCAACGGTGACCTGTGGGCTTTTCGCATCAACAACGGAACGCTGCAGGCCAAGAAATCGACCGACGGTGGCGTCACCTGGTCGGCGACGCCCATCACCCTCAAGTCTTCGCTCAACCAAGACCGGGGCACCACCGATGCCGTGGCCTTCACGCAAAGCGGCAACGGCTATGTCGGCGTGGCCTATGGCGAAGAAGGCGTTTCCGGTGAGACCAGCCGCTTCGGTTTTCTGCACCATTTGGACGGCGATCCGGACAGCGTCTGGACGGATGAATCCCACCTGCTCACTTATCAGGGCAATGAAAACGCCAACAATCAACTCAGCATGGCGGTCGATCCGGCCAACAACATCTATCTCATCACGCGCACTTTTGCCGGCGCGAACGGTGTGCCGCGCAACACGCTCTACAAGCGCAGCAGCGCTGGTGCTTGGTCGAGAAATCCGGTCTTCTTCAGCCCGGATGCCGGTTGGACTTCGCCAACCCTGGCGATCGACACCACCAGCAGCGCCCTGATCCTCTCCGGCATTCGCTCGGACAGCAGCTTTGCCGAATACAAACTCGTGACCATCGGCAACGAAGGCACGGCCAGCAGCGTCGCCGCCAAGCGGCTGATCTTCGCCAACGGCAACGCCCTGCAACACGTGACCATGCCGCAGCAATACGTCAACAGCACCATCGGCACGATGGTCTGCGCCGGCAACACGACGACCAATGACATGTGGTTCAATCTGCTGCAAACCACGGTTGGGCCTCGCATCGCATTGGATTCGGTAACAGTGGCGCCAAACGAAGTGAATGCCCGCGCCCGTTACACCGTGCCGGTCGTGTTGACCGACACCACCAACGGCACGCTCACGGCCGGTGTCGGCACGATTTCGCTGCGGTTTCCATTCAACACTTACGTGCCGGCGGCGATCACTCCGGCGCACGTGAAAGTCAATGGCGTGGCTGCCGGCGCAGTGGTGACCGACGCCAATCTGCGTGAAATCACCATCACTACTCCGGTGACGATTCCAGGCGGGGACACGGCCTTCGTGGTGATCGACACGCTTGCCAGCGTCTACAGCAAGACCGCCATTGGTTTGGACTCACTGCAGGCCTGGACCAGCGCCCAGTCAACCCCGGTATACTCGCCGGCCTTCAATCTGGTGCGCGCCACCACCAAAGTCACCGCCGCCCGGGTGACCCCGCTGCCCACCGACCCTGATTCAACTGCCAACTACACCATCGGCTTTCGCCTCGGCAACCACGGCCGCATGTTGGCAGGCGCGGATACCGTGCGGGTTCGCTTCAACACCGCGACCAAAGTCACGCAGGGTGCGTTGAGCGGCGTATTACTCAACAGCACGCCGGCCACGGCCGCCGGCGACAGCGCCCAGCGCACCATTCAGATTCAGGTGCCGGCTGCGATCGAGACCGCCAACAACGACTCGATCACGCTCTATTTGCCCGAAGCGGCAGTGCGCAATCCCGCGGTCAACGGCAGCTACACCTTGTTCGTTTCAACCAGTGTCGAAACCACGCAAGTTGCCTCCCAGGCCTATGACATCGCGCCGAGCAATTTGTTTGGCGCACCGGTGCCCGGCACCAACAGCAAATTCGACAACGCCAACCAGAGCAAAGTCTTTCACCACGGCGGTTTCTGGTGGCTGGCCGCCGAAGCGAAGTCAGATAAAAGGTGGTACCTGTGGAAATTCGACGGTTTGACGTGGACGCAGAGCATTCTGATCAGCGCAGCGCAAAAGGCCCGGCCCGACGTGGTGCTGGCGAGCGCCAACAACAAGGCCTATATCCTGTTGCCCGGTCCCTCCACCACCCAGCTCTTGCGGCTGGGTTTCAGTGGCGGCAACTGGAGCATTGACAGTGGCTATCCCAAGACCGTCAACTCCGTCCAGGAGAGCAACATGGTGCTGACGCGCACCTTGTCCGGCAATTTGTGGGTCTTCTGGATGGAGGACTCCACCCTGAGCGGGCAGAAGTCCACCAACGAAGGCTCCTCGTGGTCTGCGCAAATCACCATCAAGCGCAATCTCAATCAGGCAGTTGGCCTTGCTGATGCCGTCGCCTTCCAGAACGGCGGCGTCAATAGCATTGGTGTGGGCTACGCGGAAAACAGCAGCAGCAGCGCCTCGGAGTTTGGATTCCTGCGGCATAGCGAAAGCGACCACGATACGCTGTGGATCGATGAATCGGGCAGCCTGGAACAACCTTCGGGCACCTTTGCCGACAACCACATCGCGATGGCAACCCACAACAACGAGGTTTTCATGGCGGTGAAGACCAAAGGCGGCGGCGGCGCCTCCACCTTGAAAAACGGCCTGTACCATCGCGAGACCAACGGCGACTGGACGCTGTACTCCGTCATCGAGGGCAATGGCTGGACCCGGCCGGTAATCACGCTCGACGTCACCAACAGCGTGCTTTATCTCTTCGGTACGCGCGAAGGGACCCTGCAAACCGGCGAGATGAAACGCGTCCATTTCGGCGACTATGACGACCTGCTCGCGGCGCCCGTTGACACGGTGTTCTACAGCGACCTCGATGATTTCTTCGATTCCTCGGGTCCGGCGCACAACGTGACCAGCGCCTCCAACTTGATGATTACATCGTCCAACGTCACCCGCGATGAAGTGTGGTACAACTTGCTGACGCTGGCGGCACTTCCGAAAAGCTCGGGCGGCGCGCCGTGGGCCGAAGCCGCGCAAGCGCCGATCAGTGATTACAAACTGGCGGCGGAAGTCTATCCCAACCCGTTCAATCCGGAAACCACGATTCGCTTCCGGTTGGATCAGCCCGGCCTGGTGCGGCTGCAGATCTTCAACGTGAGCGGCCAGTTGGTGCGGACGTTGATCAACAACGACCTGAACGCCGGCGAGCATCATCGCCGCTGGAACGGCCGCAATCAGGCAGGTGTTCCAGTCTCCAGCGGAACGTACATCTTCCGTCTGCAGGTCGGCGACCGCATTGCCACCGGCAGAATGCAACTGATCAAATAA